The following coding sequences lie in one Oceanidesulfovibrio indonesiensis genomic window:
- the ndk gene encoding nucleoside-diphosphate kinase: MSERTLSIIKPDAVERNLTGAVLKMIQDEGLKVVAMKMIHMTKEQAQGFYAVHRERPFFDSLTDFMCSGPVVVAALEGDDAIARYRKLMGATNPDNADEGTIRKLFALDVEKNTVHGSDGPETAAVEISYFFNRLEMVG; encoded by the coding sequence ATGTCCGAACGTACTCTTTCCATCATCAAGCCGGATGCCGTGGAGCGCAATCTGACCGGAGCCGTTCTGAAAATGATTCAGGACGAGGGCCTGAAAGTGGTGGCCATGAAGATGATCCACATGACCAAAGAGCAGGCCCAGGGCTTCTACGCCGTGCATCGCGAGCGCCCGTTCTTTGACAGCCTCACCGATTTCATGTGTTCCGGTCCGGTGGTGGTGGCCGCGCTGGAAGGCGACGACGCCATCGCCCGCTATCGCAAGCTCATGGGCGCGACCAACCCTGACAACGCGGACGAGGGCACGATCCGCAAACTTTTCGCCCTGGACGTGGAGAAAAACACAGTGCATGGTTCGGATGGTCCCGAAACGGCCGCTGTTGAGATTTCGTACTTCTTCAACCGATTGGAGATGGTAGGATAG